In Rhodamnia argentea isolate NSW1041297 chromosome 4, ASM2092103v1, whole genome shotgun sequence, the following proteins share a genomic window:
- the LOC115753692 gene encoding RNA-dependent RNA polymerase 6-like: MESKGARKDVVMTQVTVSGFDQNVTAKELVKYLENTVGPIRRCRLKTSWMPRDSYPDFEVTRFDTIQIVDEYRKVEPHAFVHFAAPEAATSAYELSVNNGLFLNNKPLKVSLGPESPFHMNQRRRTTTPLKLPDVHLEIGNLITPEEFLVGWRGPSSGVDFFVDPFDSMCRFCFTRKTAFSFKDLPTYAVINCEFKMEFLVRDINEINCYRKMSSIVLFLQLASPPRVFFRTADDDIEVTVPLDLLDDQDPWIRTTDFTSSGAVGRCNTYRVSVPPCHGLKLKKAMNYFREQRVQECPPGQFLMIQDEPDFGRPMLDAFFSIHLKGIDFDVMFLLNAVIHKNVFSQHQLSENFYGLLKSQLKEVNNAALKHICSYKRPVFDAYKSLKLVQEWLLKNPKLLKNQKESNDIVEIRRLAITPTKAHCLPPEVELSNRVLRKYKDVADRFLRVTFMDEGLQTMNANVLSYYVAPILKDIKSISFSQKTNIFRRVRMIMTDGFYLCGRKYSFLAFSSNQLRDRSAWFFAEDKEIDVNKIKAWMGKFNNRNTAKCAARMGQCFSSTYATVEVPQNKVNHNLPDIERNGYCFSDGIGTITPDLAREVAEKLKLELDTPSAYQIRYAGYKGVVACWPSKGDGIRLSLRPSMNKFRSNHTTLEICSWTRFQPGFLNRQIVTLLSTLKVPDEVFWDMQDKMVFKLNQMLVDSDVAFDVLTSSCAEQGNIAAIMLSAGFRPQSEPHLRGMLMCIRAAQLWGLREKARIFVPSGRWLMGCFDELGVLEQGQCFIQVSSPALENCFIKHGSRFSETKKIRQVIKGYVVVAKNPCLHPGDVRILQAVDTPKLHHLYDCLVFPQNGERPHTNEASGSDLDGDLYFVTWEENLIPPSKESWTPMQYDPAEEKKLPRDVTQKDIIEFFVKHFLNENLGAICNAHVVHADRSEHGALDENCILLAELAATAVDFPKTGKLVTMPYHLKPKQYPDFMGKEEFQTYKSNKILGRLYRQIKDAYDEDLNSSELNCDSEDIPYDTSLEVLGAVDFISNAWDHKCSYDGQLSGLLGQYKVNNEEELVTGHVWSMPKNASRKRGELKERLKHSYTALRREFREIFKTLDSDSESLSDEERNLLYEQKASAWYQVTYHPEWVKKSVDLREHDDGCTGALKLSFAWIAADFLARIKIRKQKGKNLKPIESLSKYIADRI; this comes from the exons ATGGAGTCAAAAGGAGCTAGAAAGGACGTAGTGATGACCCAAGTTACTGTCAGTGGATTTGATCAAAATGTGACGGCAAAGGAGCTGGTGAAGTATTTGGAAAATACAGTTGGCCCTATCAGGAGGTGTAGGTTGAAAACCTCCTGGATGCCCCGAGATTCCTATCCAGATTTTGAGGTGACGAGGTTCGACACCATCCAGATAGTGGATGAATATAGAAAGGTGGAGCCACATGCTTTTGTGCACTTTGCTGCGCCTGAAGCTGCAACTTCAGCTTATGAGCTTTCAGTGAACAATGGGCTCTTTTTGAACAATAAACCTTTGAAAGTCAGCCTAGGACCTGAGAGTCCATTCCATATGAATCAAAGGAGGAGGACTACCACTCCTCTTAAGTTGCCTGACGTACACCTAGAGATAGGAAACTTGATTACGCCGGAGGAGTTTCTGGTAGGGTGGAGAGGACCCTCATCTGGGGTTGACTTTTTTGTAGATCCTTTTGATAGTATGTGCAGGTTTTGCTTTACAAGGAAAACAGCTTTTTCTTTCAAGGACCTGCCCACCTATGCTGTgataaattgtgaatttaagaTGGAGTTCTTGGTGAGGGATATCAATGAGATAAATTGCTACAGAAAAATGTCGTCTATTGTTTTGTTCTTGCAGCTGGCTTCACCTCCTCGGGTGTTTTTTAGAACTGCGGATGACGACATAGAAGTAACAGTTCCACTCGACCTGTTGGATGATCAAGATCCTTGGATTCGAACTACAGATTTCACATCAAGTGGGGCTGTCGGTCGGTGTAATACCTACAGAGTGTCAGTTCCGCCATGCCATGGACTGAAGTTGAAGAAGGCCATGAATTATTTTAGGGAACAAAGAGTGCAGGAATGCCCCCCTGGACAGTTTCTGATGATCCAGGATGAGCCTGATTTTGGGAGGCCTATGTTAGATGCCTTCTTCTCTATTCATCTCAAGGGGATAGATTTCGATGTCATGTTCTTGTTGAATGCTGTCATCCACAAGAATGTATTCAGCCAACACCAGCTATCAGAGAATTTTTATGGGTTACTGAAAAGCCAACTGAAGGAGGTGAACAATGCAGCACTAAAGCACATTTGCTCCTACAAACGCCCAGTCTTTGATGCATACAAGAGCCTGAAACTCGTTCAAGAATGGCTGCTGAAGAATCCCAAACTTCTTAAAAATCAGAAAGAGTCGAACGACATTGTTGAGATAAGGAGGCTCGCCATTACTCCAACTAAAGCGCATTGTCTTCCACCTGAAGTTGAGCTATCCAACAGGGTGCTCCGGAAATATAAAGATGTTGCTGACAGGTTCTTGAGGGTGACCTTTATGGATGAGGGCCTGCAGACAATGAACGCTAATGTCCTCAGCTATTACGTTGCACCCATCTTAAAGGATATCAAGTCGATCTCCTTTTCCCAGAAGACCAACATTTTTAGAAGGGTGAGGATGATAATGACAGATGGGTTTTATCTTTGCGGCCGGAAATACTCATTTCTGGCTTTCTCATCAAACCAACTTAGGGACCGGTCTGCTTGGTTTTTCGCCGAGGACAAAGAAATTGATGTGAACAAGATCAAGGCGTGGATGGGGAAGTTTAATAACAGGAACACTGCAAAATGTGCTGCTCGGATGGGACAGTGCTTCTCATCCACATATGCGACCGTGGAAGTTCCACAAAATAAAGTAAATCACAATCTTCCAGATATTGAGAGGAATGGCTATTGTTTCTCTGATGGAATTGGCACGATAACACCTGATCTTGCCAGGGAAGTAGCAGAGAAGCTGAAACTGGAACTGGACACGCCTTCTGCATATCAGATTCGTTATGCCGGTTACAAGGGTGTGGTTGCTTGCTGGCCAAGCAAAGGTGATGGGATTCGACTTTCTTTGAGGCCTAGCATGAACAAATTTCGGTCAAACCACACTACCCTAGAAATATGTTCCTGGACCAGGTTTCAGCCTGGCTTTCTAAATAGGCAGATTGTGACATTGCTTTCAACGTTGAAGGTTCCAGATGAGGTATTTTGGGACATGCAGgacaaaatggttttcaaattGAACCAGATGCTCGTGGACTCAGATGTGGCATTTGATGTCCTTACATCCTCCTGTGCCGAGCAGGGAAACATTGCTGCAATAATGTTGAGTGCTGGTTTTAGGCCCCAGTCAGAACCTCATTTAAGGGGCATGCTCATGTGCATACGAGCAGCACAACTGTGGGGCCTTAGGGAAAAGGCTAGAATATTTGTTCCCTCTGGGAGGTGGCTGATGGGCTGCTTTGATGAGCTAGGAGTTCTTGAACAAGGTCAGTGCTTTATTCAAGTGTCTAGTCCAGCCCTGGAGAACTGCTTCATAAAACACGGCTCCAGGTTCTCTGAGACCAAAAAGATTCGACAAGTGATTAAAGGGTACGTTGTAGTAGCAAAAAATCCATGTCTACACCCTGGTGATGTAAGGATTCTGCAAGCAGTTGATACTCCAAAGTTACACCATTTGTATGATTGTCTTGTTTTTCCTCAAAATGGGGAGAGGCCTCACACAAATGAAGCTTCAGGAAGTGACCTTGATGGGGACCTCTACTTTGTCACGTGGGAAGAAAATCTCATTCCACCGAGTAAGGAGAGCTGGACTCCCATGCAGTATGATCCTGCAGAAGAGAAAAAGCTGCCCCGTGATGTCACCCAGAAG GATATCATAGAGTTCTTTGTTAAGCACTTTCTGAATGAGAATCTGGGGGCAATCTGCAACGCGCACGTGGTTCATGCTGACCGTAGTGAACATGGGGCTCTGGATGAGAACTGCATTCTATTGGCTGAGTTGGCTGCCACCGCTGTTGATTTTCCGAAGACTGGAAAGCTTGTCACTATGCCTTACCATCTGAAACCAAAGCAGTACCCAGACTTCATGGGGAAAGAGGAATTCCAAACctacaaatcaaataaaatcttGGGCAGACTCTACCGTCAGATTAAAGATGCTTATGATGAGGATTTGAATTCCTCTGAACTGAATTGCGACTCTGAGGATATTCCCTATGATACAAGTCTCGAGGTCCTGGGTGCTGTGGATTTCATTTCCAATGCTTGGGACCATAAGTGCTCCTATGATGGGCAGCTGAGCGGGCTTCTGGGCCAGTACAAAGTGAACAATGAAGAAGAGTTGGTGACCGGTCATGTTTGGTCCATGCCAAAGAATGCAAGCCGCAAGCGAGGGGAGCTGAAGGAGAGACTCAAGCACTCTTACACTGCATTAAGGAGAGAATTTCGAGAGATATTCAAAACATTGGATTCGGATTCCGAGTCGTTGAGTGATGAAGAGAGGAATTTGCTGTATGAGCAAAAGGCATCGGCTTGGTACCAGGTCACCTACCATCCAGAATGGGTGAAGAAGTCGGTGGACTTGCGTGAGCACGATGACGGATGTACTGGTGCCTTGAAGTTAAGCTTTGCTTGGATTGCTGCTGACTTCCTTGCTCGGATAAAGATTCGGAAGCAAAAAGGTAAGAACCTCAAGCCCATCGAATCTCTTTCCAAGTACATTGCAGACCGTATCTGA
- the LOC115729398 gene encoding protein BUNDLE SHEATH DEFECTIVE 2, chloroplastic-like isoform X3 gives MASALWSSPSPSSLYENQLTNLVPAHKVRPRDHGTTHHHHPPATKFRLVKAQAAKGDGRTKPKSMICSDCDGNGAVLCSQCKGSGVNSEDLFNGQFKAGDSCWLCGGRKHMLCGNCNGAGFIGGFMSTYDE, from the exons ATGGCATCTGCACTTTGGAGctcaccttctccttcttcgctctatg AGAATCAGCTGACCAATCTTGTCCCAGCACACAAAGTTCGCCCCCGAGACCATGGCACcacccatcatcatcatcctccagCTACTAAGTTCCGACTGGTGAAAGCTCAG GCTGCGAAAGGCGATGGGCGCACGAAACCAAAGAGCATGATTTGCAGCGACTGCGACGGAAATG GTGCAGTCTTGTGTTCTCAATGCAAAGGCAGCGGTGTGAACTCTGAAGATCTCTTCAATGGACAGTTCAAAGCCGGCGACTCTTGCTGGCTTTGTGG AGGCAGGAAGCACATGCTGTGCGGAAACTGTAACGGCGCGGGGTTCATCGGAGGTTTCATGAGCACTTACGACGAGTGA
- the LOC115729398 gene encoding protein BUNDLE SHEATH DEFECTIVE 2, chloroplastic-like isoform X1 yields the protein MASALWSSPSPSSLYENQLTNLVPAHKVRPRDHGTTHHHHPPATKFRLVKAQHHAPHVLFIHPLDLNSKVSLEFLPVQAAKGDGRTKPKSMICSDCDGNGAVLCSQCKGSGVNSEDLFNGQFKAGDSCWLCGGRKHMLCGNCNGAGFIGGFMSTYDE from the exons ATGGCATCTGCACTTTGGAGctcaccttctccttcttcgctctatg AGAATCAGCTGACCAATCTTGTCCCAGCACACAAAGTTCGCCCCCGAGACCATGGCACcacccatcatcatcatcctccagCTACTAAGTTCCGACTGGTGAAAGCTCAG CACCACGCACCGCACGTCTTGTTCATCCACCCGTTAGACTTAAATTCAAAAGTTTCCTTGGAATTTTTGCCCGTCCAGGCTGCGAAAGGCGATGGGCGCACGAAACCAAAGAGCATGATTTGCAGCGACTGCGACGGAAATG GTGCAGTCTTGTGTTCTCAATGCAAAGGCAGCGGTGTGAACTCTGAAGATCTCTTCAATGGACAGTTCAAAGCCGGCGACTCTTGCTGGCTTTGTGG AGGCAGGAAGCACATGCTGTGCGGAAACTGTAACGGCGCGGGGTTCATCGGAGGTTTCATGAGCACTTACGACGAGTGA
- the LOC115729398 gene encoding protein BUNDLE SHEATH DEFECTIVE 2, chloroplastic-like isoform X2: MASALWSSPSPSSLYENQLTNLVPAHKVRPRDHGTTHHHHPPATKFRLVKAQHHAPHVLFIHPLDLNSKVSLEFLPVQAAKGDGRTKPKSMICSDCDGNGAVLCSQCKGSGVNSEDLFNGQFKAGDSCWLCG, encoded by the exons ATGGCATCTGCACTTTGGAGctcaccttctccttcttcgctctatg AGAATCAGCTGACCAATCTTGTCCCAGCACACAAAGTTCGCCCCCGAGACCATGGCACcacccatcatcatcatcctccagCTACTAAGTTCCGACTGGTGAAAGCTCAG CACCACGCACCGCACGTCTTGTTCATCCACCCGTTAGACTTAAATTCAAAAGTTTCCTTGGAATTTTTGCCCGTCCAGGCTGCGAAAGGCGATGGGCGCACGAAACCAAAGAGCATGATTTGCAGCGACTGCGACGGAAATG GTGCAGTCTTGTGTTCTCAATGCAAAGGCAGCGGTGTGAACTCTGAAGATCTCTTCAATGGACAGTTCAAAGCCGGCGACTCTTGCTGGCTTTGTGGGTA A